Below is a genomic region from Paludisphaera rhizosphaerae.
GACGTGCGAAGCCAGTTCGCCGGCCTTCGTCCGCTCATCAATTCTGACGTAGGCCGAGGCGGACAGACCAAGAAGCTCTCCCGTGAGCACGCCGTCGTCGTCTCCGATTCGGGCCTGATCACGATCACCGGGGGCAAGTGGACGACTTATCGCGTGATGGGCCGCGACGCCGTCGACCACGCCATCGAGATCGGCGGACTCCCCGTCAAGACATGCTCCACGGAGTCGCTCAAACTCCACGGCTGGACCGATCGACCGGCCCCAATCGACGAAACGCTCGCGATTTACGGCTCGGAGTCGTCCGAGATCCAGTCCCTTGTTGCGTCCTCGCCCCAGCTCGGGCGAAGGTTGCACGAATCGCTGCCGTACATCGAGGCCGAGGTCATCTGGGGCGTTCGACACGAGGCCGCGCGAACCGTGGAGGACCTGCTCGCCCGCCGGACCCGTTCGCTGTTCCTGGACGCCCGCGCCTGCATCGCCGCGGCACCTCGGGTCGCCGAGCTCATGGCCGGGGAACTTGGCCGTGACTCCGGCTGGCAGGTCGATCAAGTCGCACGGTTTCGTGAGCTTGCGTCGACCTACCTGCCCCCCTCGCAGAACGGCTCCTGAACGGTCAGCGCCAGAAGCAGTTCATGGGGTCCTTGGCGATGTACTCCAACGCGTCGTCCAGACCGAGGATGACGTCGCCGAAGTCGCCGATCGTCCGCCAGCGTTCGTGGAAGACGCTCCAGTACAGGACGGCGAAGCGGCCGTCAGGCCTGGGACGAAGCCGGGCGATCGGTTCGCCGCAGTCGTCGCGAAACAGCGTGTAACCGTGCCGGTCCTTCCGCACGCCGACGCCGCCCCCCATCCTGTCGTTGAACGCCCCAATCCGACTCTCGACGAAGTCGAGGATGATCGGCTCCTCGGCGACTGCGACGCCGGCACCGATCGCGTGCCCGCGACCCTTTCCCGAAGGCGACTTACGTGCTTTCATCGTCTGAAATCCGGTGCGACCCGGTCCTCCGCGACGTCAGTCGAGATCGAACCGCGCATCCTGCGCCGGCGCGTCGTTCCTACAAATCATCACGACCCGCCCGATGGTCCCGCAAGAAAAATCCGGCTCATTCACCCGACATTTGTTCAGATTATGGTAGAGCAAGACGCTGATTTGGCAAGGGCTGGCTACGCGCGCCAGGGGGGAAAGGACTTGTCACGGAGGTCCCTCGGGCCGACTCTAGAGATATCTCGGAAACCGCGACGACCCGTTGGGGTCCGCGACTGCCCGACGATTCTCTTCAGGAGCCGCCTCCCGGACCGCTCCGGGAGTCGGGAATGATCATGTCTGACCAAACGCTGCTGACCCTGTGGGACGACGTTCGCGCCAAGACCCTGGACGTGCTGAAGGGCCTGGACGACGTACACGCAAGATGGGCGCCTCCCAACCTGCATAATTCGTGCTTGTGGCACGCAGGTCATAATTATGTGGTGGCGGAATTCCTGGCTTCGCGGACTCTCCACCTGACGCCGAATCTTCCCGCGGGCTGGCAGAAGATGTTCAGTTGGGAAAGCAACCCCGCGCACACGCATCCCGAAGACTGGCCGCCGCTGTCGATCGTGGCGTCCGCCCTCTCCGAGCAACATCGCCGACTCCGCGAGGCCTATGCGGCGCTCACACCGGAGAAGCTCGACACGGCCGATCCCGGCAAGCCGGAACGCTCGACGCGTCGTACGCTGCTGATCGCCATGCAGGACGAATCGCGGCACACCGGCGAAATCATGCTGCTCCGCAAGCTCATGACCCGGACGTTCATCGTGCCGGGGACGACGATCGCCTGACCTCGCCCGCGACCTGATCGCGAACCGTTCCGAGGCGACTCGCCAGCACGGAGGCGAGCGCCTCGGCGGCGACCTGATGACCTTCCTCGGACCAGTGGACGTCGTCGGGAAGATAGACGAGCTTTCCTCCCTCAGCCGCCCGACGCATGGGCGTCGTGAGGTCGACGAAGACCACATCCGGTCCTAGCTTCTCCACCAGGCTGCGGAAGTCTTTGGGAAGCTCGTCGAACGGCCAGGCCGGGCAGGGAGAATCGGCCTGGAAGCGACAGAGGTCGCGATAGATCCTCAGCTTGGCAGGCACGAAGGCGACGACGAGAGCGACGCCGTTCTCGCGGCAGAGGTCGCTGACGCCGGACAGGATCGTCTGCACTCGCCCGACCTCCTCCGAATTCCCCCTCGGGAATTCTGGCCCCCCCGAACCGTGCTGAACGCCGGTGTCGAAGTACATGCGGACCTCCTGTCCGCCGGCCGTGACGAACAGCCCCGCGTGCGCCTCGGCCGACCGAGTCGGGCTGGGGTGAATGACGTTTCTAAGCAGGAATCCTGACCCGTTTCGCACGAAGCTGCGGCCGTACGTCGCCGCACCGCGAGGGTGATCGAGGACGTGCTGGGCGCTCTTTCGATTCGCGTCGTACTCGTGGAGATCCTGGAGATCGTTCCCCTCGTAGAATGCCCAGACGCAGACGTCAGGCTTGAGGGGAATCGCGAACCGCTGTGCGACGACGGCTTCCTGCTGCGGGCCGTAGCCCGTGCGCCCCAGATTCGCGACGCTCCTCCCCGTGAGCTCCGCCAACCTGGCCGTCATCAACTGCTTGGCGGCGACGTGCAGACCCTCGATGATCGAGTCCCCAATCACAACGACGTCAGCGCGTTCGAAGTCGACGGGGTTGCGGAAGCCGTGCTCGTCGGTGGAGAGTTCGCAGACGTACCGCCGCCAGGGTGTCGCGCCGCGAAGACCGTAGAGTTCGGACCCATCGTAGCGGAATCTCGTCTCCTCATGAGGCTCACGGACATAAATCAAATCGGCATCGGGGGCGTTGCCCGTTCGCAGCCAGGACGGCGTCGGCGTGGCGAAGACGACTCGATAATCGATCAAGCCGAAGTAGGCCGGCAACTCGACGGCGGTCAGGATCAGTCCCACGACCCCGGTGCAGAGGGCGAAGCGGGCGAGCGTCCCGCCCGTTCCGTGCCTGGAGAAGACGAAGAACGGCCCCCAGGCCGCGAGGTAAGTTAAAGCAACCAGACCGATCAGATGCTCCGGGTTCGTGTCGAAGGCCCCGAGCCCAAGTCGAAGCGCCGAGACGACGGCGATCACCCAGATCGCATGGACACCCCATTTCACCGCGCGATTCCCTGCCGACATCGCGACCACGCCTCCCTCGCCCTCGAATCCATGCGACGGAATCGGATTAGGCGACAACAGTCGATTCCTGTCAACGCAAACCGACTGGGTGCACAAAATGAAGTTCAGGCAAAGTTTATGCTTTGGGCTTATCATCAGCGTGTGCTAGATTGACCGTGCGATGGATGCTCCGCTGTCTCCTGCTCGAACATCGTCGACCTCGGACCTGCCGGCCGCCGACGTCGACCTGAGTGCACACCGCCAGGGGCCGGCCCCATGCTCTCTCGCGCGCCGGGTCGTGGCGCAAGGATTCATGGCGGCCGGCCTGGTGGTCACAGCGATCTCCGCCCGAGCGGACCTGCCCTATGATCGTGAGCCCATCAACTACCTGAGCGCTCAGGCTCACGATCCCGTCGCCGAACTCAAGACGCTCGTCGAATCGAAGAAGGTCGTTCTTGAGAAGGAAGGACCGCAAGGCTACCTTCGCGCGGTGCTCAAGGCCCTGGACGTCCCCGTTTCGTCGCAGGTTCTGGTCTTCTCCAAGACCAGCTTTCAACCGTCGCGGATCTCGCCCAAAACGCCCCGGGCGATCTACTTCAATGACGACGTCTACGTCGGCTACGTCCAGCACGGCGAGGCGATCGAGTTCTCGGCGTCGGACCCGCAACTCGGCGGCGTTTTCTACACGCTGACCGACGCTGAGGAAGGCGCCGAACCTGCGATCGAGCGCCGAACGCACGACTGCCTGTTGTGCCACCTCTCCGGCAGGACCGAGGAAGTGCCAGGCCATCAGGTCCGGTCGATGAAGACCGAGCCTTCCGGCCGCCCGGTCTTCAGCGCGGGCAGCTTTGCCAGCACCCACGACAGCCCGCTCGGCGAGCGCTGGGGAGGCTGGTACGTCACCGGCAAGCTCAGCGGTCAGGCCCACATGGGGAACCTTCTGACTCGCGGGGACGAGGCCGACGTCCGCAAGAATGCGAAGGCGGCCTCGGACGTGCTCGACCTCTCCAGTCGGCTGGATCTGAAGCCCTACCTCTCCCCGCACAGCGACGTCGTCGCACTCCTGGTGCTGGAACATCAGGTGAAGATGCACAACCTGCTCACGGTCGCCAACTATCAGGGGAAGCTGGCGCTGCAGTATGCGAAGGATATGAACAGGGCCTTCGGCGAGCCCGAGGGAACGATCTCCGAAGGGACGGCCCGACGCTTCGACGGCCCCGCCGAGGCGATCGTGCGGTACATGCTCTTCACCGAGGAGGCCCCGTTGTCGGGCGCCATCGAGGGGACCTCCACCTTCGCCGCCGACTTCACAAGTCGCGGCCCTCGCGATGATCGAGGCCGTTCGCTGCGGGACTTCGACCTGAACACTCGCATGTTCAAATACCCGTGCAGCTATCTGATCTACTCCAAGGCGTTCGACGCCCTCCCCACGCCGATCAAGGATCGAACTTACCGACGACTCTGGGAGGTGCTCACCGGTCGCGACCGCTCGAAAGCCTTCGCGCGACGGACGGCTGAGGAGCGCCGGGCGATCCTCGAGATCCTCCTGGCGACCAAACCGGGACTCCCTGATTACTGGCGCGAGCCAGGCTGAACTCCTCAGTTCGTCGACTCGCGACGATTGCCGACCGGATAATCCCGCGATAACCTGTTGGGATCGGGACCAGCCACCGTCCCGAGGCGACGTCACGCCTCCACCGCCCCGCCTTCCAGGGTCCAGCCCATGCCGAAAACGACCTCGCCCGACCGCCGCTCGCGGACGCTCGTCTGGTGCCTGTTCCTCGGGATCGTCACGCTGCTTTCGGCAGACTTCATTCGCGCCCAGGTTCTCCATCGGGAGACGCAGACGGACGACGCGCCGAAGCCCACGCAGAACGCCGGCGTCTACGCACGCAACAACCTCATCGCCTGGTGCATCGTCCCGTTCGACTCCAAGAAGCGGAGTCCTGAGGATCGCGCGGCGATGTTGGAACGGCTGGGCTTCAAGCATTTCGCCTATGACTGGCGGGCCGAACACGTCCCGACGTTCGACGCCGAGGTCGAGGCCCTCAAGCGTCATGGCGTCGCGCTCGACGCCTTCTGGTGCCCCGGTGAACTGAACGACGACTCCCGGCGCATCCTGGACGTCCTCAAGCGCCACGGTGTGAAGGCCCAGCTTTGGGCGATGCTGGACCTCGGGGTCGATCGGGTCGCCGGCGAGGAGCAAGAGCGTCGCGTCTCGGCGGCCGCCGCCAAGCTGGCGCCATTGGCTCGTGCGGCCAACGAGATCGGCTGTTCGGTGGGGCTCTACTGTCACGGAGGGTGGTTCGGCGAGCCCGAGAATCAGGTGGCGATCATCGAACGCCTCAAGAAGGACGGCCTGACGAACGTAGGCATCGTCTACAACCTTCACCACGGGCATGACCAACTTGATCGTCTGAAGTCGCTTCTGCCTCTTATGAAGCCGCACCTGTTCACAATCAGCATTAACGGCATGGACACCGGCGGCGATCGCGTCGGTCGCAAGATCCTGCCTCTCGGACAGGGCGAGCGCGACGTGGAAGTCCTTCGCCTCATCCGCGACAGCGGGTACGCCGGCCCAATCGGCATTCTGGGCCACACGCAGGACGACGCCGAGGATCGACTGCGCGACAACCTCGACGGTCTCGACTGGCTCGTCCCGCAACTCGACGGCGCCGCCCCTGGGCCGAAGCCGAAGCCTCGGACCGTCGTCCCGCCGCGCCCCGCTCCGTCGCCCGCCGCTGCGGCCGCGGGTCTTTCTGCGGTGCAGGCGTTGGAGGTTGCGTCGGCGCTCGACTCGGCCCGCAAGACGGGCGACCCCACGCGAGGGGCCGTGGTCTTCACCGACGTTCGATTCACCTGCTTCTCCTGCCACAAGGTCGGCGATCAGGGCGGGAGCGTCGGTCCGGAACTGACTGCGTTGACGAAAGACGCCAGCCCCGAGGAGATCGCTGCGTCCGTCCTCTGGCCCAAGCTCAAGGTGAAGCAGGGCTACGAGGCGTTCGCCTACGGCCTGGAAGACGGCCGATTCGTCCAGGGATACAAGGTCGGCGAGACGGCCGACGCCCTCAAGATCCGCGACGCCGCGCTCGACAAGGTGGTCACCATCAAGAAGTCCGAGGTCGAGGAATCGAAGTCCGTCGGCACGCTCATGCCCGACGGGATCGCCGCGACGATGTCGCCCCGGGAACGCTCCGACCTGCTGAGTTTCCTGCTGACCCTCGGCGCACCGGGAGCTTCGCCCCCCGCCTTGACGATCCCAAGCCACGACCACACGGCGGCGACCTTCGAGTACGACACCAAGCCGCTTCAGCCCGAGTACTACACGAACGCCGGCGACTTCGTGAACCGAAATCGGCTCTTCGACTTCTACGCAAAGGAGGCCGACCACTTCCGCAAGATGCCGAATCCGCCTGGACTCTTGCCGGTGTACAAGGGCCTCGACGGCGGCAAGTCGGGCCACTGGGGCAACCAGAACGAGAGCACCTGGGCCGATGGCCGCTGGAACGAGTCCGACATGGGCTCGGTGCTCGGCGGCGTCTTTCGGGGTGACGGCGTGACCATCCCCAAGGCCGTCTGCCTCCGCCTCGGCGACAAGGGCGAGCTTTCCGCGTGCTTCAATCCCGAGACGCTCCGCTATGAGGCTCTCTGGTCGGGCGGATTCGTGAAGGTGTCCAGCGTTCGGCACGGCTTCATGGAAGGGCTGATGCTCGACGGTAAGCCGCTCCCGAAGCCTGAAGGCGCCTCGCCCTCGAATCCGTTCGTCTACAAGGGCTATTTCCGCCACGGCAAACGGGTGATCTTCTCGTATGCGATCGACGGCGAGGACTGGCTGGACGCCCCATGGGTCGACGACTCCGGTCGGTTCGTCTGCGAGGCCGGCCCCGCCGCGACGCATCGCCTTCGCGAACTTACGAAGGGAGGCGGCGGCCGGCGATGGCCCGAGGCTCTCACCACCAAGGGTCGGCGCGGCACCTCGAAGCCGTTCGCGATCGACACGATCGAGCCCCCCTTCCAGAACCCCTGGAAGTCGCTGATGTTCTTCGGCGGCCTCGATTTTCTCCCGGACGGCACCGCCTTCCTGTGCACGATGGAGGGAGACGTCTGGCGCGTCGAGGGGATTGACGACGAGCTTTCCAAAGTCGTCTGGCGTCGATACGCCTCTGGCCTGCACCAGGCGCTGGGGCTCGTGATCGCCGAGGGGAAGGTGTACGTCATCGGTCGCGACCAGATCACCGAGTTGCAGGACCTCGACGGCGACGGCGAGGCCGACTTCCATCGCTGCATCAACAACGCCTACCTCACCTCGCCCGCCGGCCACGACTTCGTCTGCGGGCTTCAACGAGACGCCGCCGGCAACTTCTACACGGCCTCCGGGCCGGAAGGCGTCCTCCGCATTCCGGCCGACGGCGGTCGCCCTGAAGTGCTCGCCACCGGGTTTCGAAATCCGGATGGGATCGGGCTGACGAAGGCGGGAGTCCTGACGGTCCCGCAGTCGGAGGGCGAGTGGGTCCCCACGTCCCAGGTCTGCGAGATCAAACCGGGCTCTCACTACGGTTACAAGGGCCCGAGGAACGGCGAGGTCCCCGCCCTGCCTCTGGTTTATCTGCCGCGCGGGATCGACAACTCCAGCTCCGAACAGGTCGAGGTGACGAGCGACCGCTGGGGGCCGTTCCAGGGGGATCAGGTTCACCTCTCGTTCGGGGCCGGCGGCGCGTTCCTGCTGCTTCGCGACGAGGTCGACGGCCAGGCGCAGGGGGCCGTCGTACCAATCCCCGGCGATTACCTTTCGGGCATCCATCGGGGACGATTCAACCCCCGCGACGGCCAGTTGTACGTCGTCGGCCAGGCCGGCTGGGGGACGTACACCTCGCTCGACGGCTGCTTCCAGCGGCTCCGCTACACGGGCGATCCGATCCAGGTTCCTCGTTCGATCCACGCGGTCGAGAACGGCGTCGTGCTGAAGTTCAACCTGCCGATCGACTCGACCGCGCTGGCTCAGCCGGGCTCGTGCTTCGCCCAGGTCTGGAACTACCGTTACAGCCCGAATTACGGATCGAAGGAGTATTCGACCCGCCACCCTGGCACGCCCGGCCACGACGTTCTGCCGATCCGATCGGCCCACATTGTCGAGGACGGCAAAACGCTCTTCCTGGAGATGCCCGAACTGCAACCGGTGGACACACTCCACATGCGACTGGATATCGGCGGTGGAGCCCCGCAGGAGATGTTCGCCACGATCCACAAGCTGGCGCCGCCCTTCACGTCGTTCGAGGGCTACCGACCAGAACCGAAGACGATCGCGGCGCATCCACGACTGGCCGACATGGCTGCGCTGAACGTCAAGCGTCCGGCGAATCCGTGGGCCGCCAAGATCGACAAGGCTCGGACCGTCGATATCTCCGCGGGCAAGAACCTGACCTTCACGAAACCGGCGATCAAGGTGAAGGCCGGCGAGATCATCCGACTCAGGTTCATGAACCCTGACGTCGTCCCGCACAACTGGGTGCTGCTCAAACCCGGCACGCTGGCGAAGGTCGGTGACCTCGTCAACAAGGTCATCTCCGAGCCCGATGCCGCCATCCGGAGCTACATCCCCAAAACCGACGACATCCTGTTCTACATCGACGTCGTCGAGCCGACCTACGAGGCCTCGATCTACTTCAAAGTCCCCGATACCCTGGGTCGGTATCCTTACCTCTGCAGCTTCCCCGGCCACTGGATGGTCATGAACGGCGTGATGACCGTTGAGTGACGAGGCCGTTGGCTTCGAATTGGGTTGGTTCGCCGGCGTGAGGGAACCCGTACTGTCGTCGCAACTCTTTTCCGAGAGGCTGATTGCAGCGCCGCTGCGGCTTCGGGAATTGGGTTCCTTTGGCCGATTTTCGGACGCCCTCCGCAGAGTACAACCAGCCCGCTTCGGACGCCATTTTCGAGTTGAGAGTTGAATTCGAGTGTGGTGGCCACGCTTGCGTGACCTTGGCACCCTGCGCTGTCTCTCTTCGGTGGTGTTCAGTGAGGAATGTCGGATTTCGCGCATCGCGACGCGACCCTCA
It encodes:
- a CDS encoding DUF6797 domain-containing protein — encoded protein: MPKTTSPDRRSRTLVWCLFLGIVTLLSADFIRAQVLHRETQTDDAPKPTQNAGVYARNNLIAWCIVPFDSKKRSPEDRAAMLERLGFKHFAYDWRAEHVPTFDAEVEALKRHGVALDAFWCPGELNDDSRRILDVLKRHGVKAQLWAMLDLGVDRVAGEEQERRVSAAAAKLAPLARAANEIGCSVGLYCHGGWFGEPENQVAIIERLKKDGLTNVGIVYNLHHGHDQLDRLKSLLPLMKPHLFTISINGMDTGGDRVGRKILPLGQGERDVEVLRLIRDSGYAGPIGILGHTQDDAEDRLRDNLDGLDWLVPQLDGAAPGPKPKPRTVVPPRPAPSPAAAAAGLSAVQALEVASALDSARKTGDPTRGAVVFTDVRFTCFSCHKVGDQGGSVGPELTALTKDASPEEIAASVLWPKLKVKQGYEAFAYGLEDGRFVQGYKVGETADALKIRDAALDKVVTIKKSEVEESKSVGTLMPDGIAATMSPRERSDLLSFLLTLGAPGASPPALTIPSHDHTAATFEYDTKPLQPEYYTNAGDFVNRNRLFDFYAKEADHFRKMPNPPGLLPVYKGLDGGKSGHWGNQNESTWADGRWNESDMGSVLGGVFRGDGVTIPKAVCLRLGDKGELSACFNPETLRYEALWSGGFVKVSSVRHGFMEGLMLDGKPLPKPEGASPSNPFVYKGYFRHGKRVIFSYAIDGEDWLDAPWVDDSGRFVCEAGPAATHRLRELTKGGGGRRWPEALTTKGRRGTSKPFAIDTIEPPFQNPWKSLMFFGGLDFLPDGTAFLCTMEGDVWRVEGIDDELSKVVWRRYASGLHQALGLVIAEGKVYVIGRDQITELQDLDGDGEADFHRCINNAYLTSPAGHDFVCGLQRDAAGNFYTASGPEGVLRIPADGGRPEVLATGFRNPDGIGLTKAGVLTVPQSEGEWVPTSQVCEIKPGSHYGYKGPRNGEVPALPLVYLPRGIDNSSSEQVEVTSDRWGPFQGDQVHLSFGAGGAFLLLRDEVDGQAQGAVVPIPGDYLSGIHRGRFNPRDGQLYVVGQAGWGTYTSLDGCFQRLRYTGDPIQVPRSIHAVENGVVLKFNLPIDSTALAQPGSCFAQVWNYRYSPNYGSKEYSTRHPGTPGHDVLPIRSAHIVEDGKTLFLEMPELQPVDTLHMRLDIGGGAPQEMFATIHKLAPPFTSFEGYRPEPKTIAAHPRLADMAALNVKRPANPWAAKIDKARTVDISAGKNLTFTKPAIKVKAGEIIRLRFMNPDVVPHNWVLLKPGTLAKVGDLVNKVISEPDAAIRSYIPKTDDILFYIDVVEPTYEASIYFKVPDTLGRYPYLCSFPGHWMVMNGVMTVE
- a CDS encoding DinB family protein, yielding MSDQTLLTLWDDVRAKTLDVLKGLDDVHARWAPPNLHNSCLWHAGHNYVVAEFLASRTLHLTPNLPAGWQKMFSWESNPAHTHPEDWPPLSIVASALSEQHRRLREAYAALTPEKLDTADPGKPERSTRRTLLIAMQDESRHTGEIMLLRKLMTRTFIVPGTTIA
- a CDS encoding alginate O-acetyltransferase AlgX-related protein; this encodes MTARLAELTGRSVANLGRTGYGPQQEAVVAQRFAIPLKPDVCVWAFYEGNDLQDLHEYDANRKSAQHVLDHPRGAATYGRSFVRNGSGFLLRNVIHPSPTRSAEAHAGLFVTAGGQEVRMYFDTGVQHGSGGPEFPRGNSEEVGRVQTILSGVSDLCRENGVALVVAFVPAKLRIYRDLCRFQADSPCPAWPFDELPKDFRSLVEKLGPDVVFVDLTTPMRRAAEGGKLVYLPDDVHWSEEGHQVAAEALASVLASRLGTVRDQVAGEVRRSSSPAR
- a CDS encoding DUF3024 domain-containing protein: MKARKSPSGKGRGHAIGAGVAVAEEPIILDFVESRIGAFNDRMGGGVGVRKDRHGYTLFRDDCGEPIARLRPRPDGRFAVLYWSVFHERWRTIGDFGDVILGLDDALEYIAKDPMNCFWR